A stretch of DNA from Sugiyamaella lignohabitans strain CBS 10342 chromosome B, complete sequence:
GTGAGCTCATCATCAGTGATGTCAAGGATGGAAGGAGCGAAGATTTGACCATTGTCGTAAACTTGCTCAACAGTCAAACCGTAAGTGAAAGGAGAGATGTTAAGCATGTTAAGAAGAGTAGCCTCGGAAGGACCAACCTTGGTACCAGCCTCGACGACCAAGACATCGGAAACGATTTCAATGGTACCACGAGCAATCTTGGTGGGGACACCGAGAGCTTGGAAGAAAGAGGTCTTACCAGGCTCCATACCAGTGTTACCAGCAGGAACCCAAACGTCCTTAGGAGCAACGGCACCAGCACGAGCGGGAGCAGCAACACGGTTGGAGACAATGGACTCACGGATGGTCTTCAAGTCAGCGTTGgtgaaaacaaaaccaatGTTACCCTTGACGAAAGGCAAAACCTTCTCGAGGTCAGGGAACTCAGCAATGAATTGACGGAAAGCACGTCTAACCATGGTGTTCTTACCCATGACGACGACGGCCTCACCACGAAGGTCCTTTCTGACCTCGTGCATTTGTTGAGACGAGACATTGTCAACTCCAACAAGGAAGATGGACTTGTACTCGGTCAAAAGCTCACGGAGCCTGTTGAAGTATTCGACTTTCTTTTCAGAGATGCCTCCCATTTCGACTCTTTATATGAACTTTGAGGATAGGATGTTTAAAGGCAAATCACTACGGTGTTCTATAGTTTAAGAAGAAGCGATCTCGAACAGCTACTAGTTTCACCAATATGGAAAATTGGATTCTGCGAAAGACTGAGTGGGTATAGCGCCGTGTGAAGGTCCAAAAAGGGAATTTATGTGACGTGACCGCCAATTGGCCTATTCTGGAAATAATAGATCACGTGATGTAGAAAATCCGTAACTAATAATCCATCACTGGATTCGTgagactttttttttttttttttttaatatctgATTGCTGGATAATAGTAGATAACCGTTGATTTACTGTAATTGTTATATGTTCAGGTGATAACAGTCGAGGAAATTAATTGGATGCGTGATGCAAGATAAGCTAGTATGCATGATCATCTTCAACTATGCAGGGACaattgataaataaatgatcAAATTAATTACTCGAATGCTATGCCATTAATTATATAGGTCTGccattaaataaataaattctTCTATTTTAGATCACGGTACTTGGAAAGATAAAGAAGTCGATTCAGCTCTTCAGTAGGAACCGTACTACTTCTGTCAACCAAGGCTTCCAACAACTTCCTTAATTCAGGATTGTTTAAATTATGCGTCTCCCTAAAGGCGTTGTTGCAAAGACACAATCCTAACAACATCGTGAAGTAAGCATCATTTCCAGCATTGTGCAAAGCTCCATGATTGATTTTTAGATATTTAAGTACCTTTCCTAAAGCGCCAAATTCATGGTCAGATAACTGCCATATATCGTAGGTGTCGAAGTAATCAGGGTCTTTATCTCCCAAATCTTGTCCCAAATAAAATTCGTACCGACGAAGCATAGTGAAGTCGGCTTTTACGCCATGACCAACAAACAATACTCTAGATCCGAATTGAGAAGCTCTCTGCTCGCATTCCATAACCAGATTTTTGAATGACTTTTGACACTCTGGTAGAGTTTGTATTTTAGACTTCcctaataaataattaaattTGTTGTCTTCGACAAATCGACCATTTCTCATACGCAGAAACTCTTTGATGATATAATGCTCATTTCTCATGCGACCAACCAACGAACTAGAAGCTTTTGTCCCATCGTAGACAGAAACTCCCACTTCAGTCATTTTCGTATTGTTGCGCTCCCAGCATTCCATATCAACACTAATTAAAATATCGCCTGCGCTGATTGAATTCATTCCCTTTGAAAGCATCAGTTGGGACTTCGCGATCCTTGCCCTTAGTTTCTCCTCTCTTATCAGGGCTTTTTTCTCTGCACTCAGCTCCTTAGCTGTCTTCTGCCGAGATGGTTTGTCTGAGGGAGTGTTCGGAATAACGGCATTGGTGCCCAGTTTTGATGGTCCAGAAAAAGTACCTTCGCTATCCGATTCAATATGTTTCTGAGATAGTTCCATACTAAGATCCGCAATCTGATCACTGGAGCTCACTTTGAATAGTCTTCCTGACTTGTTCGCTGAGGTAGATGAGAGTCTGCGTTTATGACTGAGCATATTTTCTGACTGTACTAACTTTGAGCCATCAAAATGCTGGTTCTTTTGCTtgttcttctgccgctCCTGCCACCCATAATGGAAATGTGCCCCTCCTTGCTTGCTGCTAGTCCCAGGGTTCGATCTTTGAATGCTATTCTGCTTTCCAGTTTTGCAATGTGGTCCAACATTCTCACTCTGGTGTGTCCTACTGGAAAGACTATCATAGGACGATTTCCTCGACTTTATCTCAAATGAGCGAGAGAGGGCAGTGGATTTGGGAGCTAAAATAGGCGAGTTCTGATGTGATCCTGCTTGTTGTCTCTTTCCACTGGCAGTGTCTGTGTTTGCCGATATGTCACCCGCAGCCTTAGTTGAAGACCGAACTCTGTCATTTGAATACATAGGTAAGGAACAACGCGGAAACCTCAACCGTACGGATTTCGGCGTGCCCTTTATACCTTGAAAAATCGTATATCCcgatattttattatagTCCGAGCCCGTTGGATGTACAATCTATCTTCACATGGATTTATTGCagaaaatatatacaaaagCTTCTGCCGTGCATTTGTGTGTAGATCAGCTCCAAAACTATAGTTTGAGATATAGCTTTTCAATCAACTGAACTATCAAAAATCTATTCTATTTCACTAAAAAGAAACTTCTAAAAATTCAACTATTAGTTtatgaaaaaaattctgTCGTTCGACATATCCCATATTTCAAAATGTGGTGAAAAACGATACTATCCATATACACAActtaaattaattttatatAGCGACTACCGTGCTGTGAATAAATTTAAAAtcacaataataaattatactTAAATCCTCTTTAATTCGGATTCAATGAAGTACTAAACTCTCAGAAATAACATTCATTGCTCATCTGACTTACCACCTCTTTCTATGTCCCATGTTGTTGAGTCGGATACCGCCCGCTTTACATTTTGGCTAGAGAAATACCCGGCTGTGCAGAAGATtacaacaataacaaactCCATCATGACAATCATTCCAAGGCGAAGCTTCCAGTCACCGAGAAAATAATTCCAGGTTTCGTATCTGGTCCAATTGTATTTGACCTGAGACGAGGCGATAACTGTGTAGAGCGTTCTCACCAGCAAGAAAGGAGCTGCAGCCCAAACTCCATAGAGAATATAGGTATGGGACGCATCAAAGACGACACCACAGACCCCTTGCCTTAAAAAGTTGGTAAATAGTAAAAGGTTGATAAAACCGACCATTGCGACACTGGATGCAACAGCAATCATTGCTCTGCCAGCTGCACTTAACTGAGAAGTGCCATTGTCTTCCGGAGCCAAGTAACCACGAATTCCCAGAACAATAGGAATAACGAAAAACACTCTTATAACAACATTCCAAGTAGAGACTGGTGACGTCCTACAAAATAACAGTTTTCTCTTGGGACCGAACTCACTAATTCCACTTATAAGGAAGCCTAAAATGCACATCTGTAGAGCTCCAATACTACCAAAATTCGACAGAGCAGATCCGataatcaacaaaaccCAGTTTGGAGAGTCCGTATTCGCTTGAGAGATTACGAAAGCGGAACCTATAATCTTTTCTATACCCATGTTAGTGTTATTCTTTTACAAGGTGATTTTTTTCGACATATGTACTACTTACCAACAGAAAATACTACTAGGAAGAGCCAGCTCAAAAACCATCTCCTCGTTCGCCATGTGCACATGTAGACTGCGAAGAGAAAACTGATACTGTAGACAGCCAGTTCAAAAGCGTAGACACTTGCAAGTGGATTCATTGATAAGATCGTTATAGCTGAAATAGATTGTCTAGTCTAGAAAGTGAGATTTAATCAGCTTCCTTGAccatttatatataagaGATCTCGCTGTTGATCAGGGGGCTGCCTGCCGTCTATGTCGATCTGACGATCCGTTTATGCAGTTAAGCTTTAGAGCTTTAAAGTTACATCGGGGTTAACATGTCCCAAAGTGGCTACATCGCCTTTTATTTTCTGGCTGCAGGGCGCGAAGAACGCCAAACTAGTGGGCGGTGCAAATTGCGGTGTAAATTGCGACTATGTATGGGCAAGCTCGTTGGTTATCTTAGATTAGGTTATTCGTTCATCACTTGACAAGTTTGCGAGAGCTGCCTTGGAGTCATCTAAGCCTCTCGACTATGTGAATGCCGCATGTTCTCATAACCAGATAGCGTCTGAGCCACGGTTACCATGTGTGAATAATCCATACATGATTAATGGTCCCCGTTAAGCCCATCAATCCCTATTTCTGCTGCTTATCGATCGTTCAAGAAAATACTCTGGAACAGGAGAGTGGCTATAAACCCACACATAGTTACTTATCTACTTATCTTTCTAGCTGTTTACATATTAATGGCTTGTACTTCAGTTGATGGGCTTGACTCGTCGCTGATGATGAGTCAGAAGAATGCCATCATATATGAACATCAGGACGAGCCGTTGACTCAAGAACGACTCTTCATCCATGCACATGTGATAAGGTAGAGAACAAAGTCTGAACTGACAGGCTATGCATCGTCGATCCGTATTCAGGACCCCCAATAGTAATTTATATGCTGCATCTAGTTAAGGGTTAAATTCCACATCAAGGGCAGATTGTCTCATACTCCAGCTGCGGTACTGTGCCGTCAACTGGCAATCAGATCTATATGTTTGGTTCTTTCCTTCATTGGATGGGTGGGCTGTAAACACTCGAAACATTTGGAGGCTATAGCTGACAGCGAAATATTTATGTTCACAGTGTTTTAATTACTATACAAGGCGGGACGATCCGTTTAGGGGTTAGTTCACCATGTCAACTACTACTCGAACAACTCATAACAAGTCTAGAAACGGTTGTGTTCATTGTAAACGACTGAGGGTAAAAGTGAGTTTATTTTGTGCAATGCTAGTGGAATTGAACTCTAACTAAACATTTAGTGTGACGAATCTAAACCGTCATGTGATTATTGCGTGCGAAATAAACGGACGTGCCACTATTTACCAGTTCAGCCCATCAGAAGAAAACCTCAGCGAGGCAGTGTTCCAGAAGTGTCTCCTCGCGGAGTTGTGAGCCCAGAATTCCTGAACGAGGATGTATATTTATCACCCCCACACGAACAGGATACTGGCCAATTCCCACCAGTACATTCGCAACTTAATATGGCCACAACATCAGACCTCGAGCTATTTAGTGCTAGCGGATCATCAGATTCTTCAAACAGTCCTGAAACTGCTAACCCCTTGGACCTACTGGAGTCATTGGAGGATGGTGATTTGTTTTCGGTCCCAGGCGAATATATTACTgtgattgaagaagataccTCCCATTACTTTAGCAATGTGGATCCCACAATCCCTAAGAGCATGTCACCGTTTGGTGCATTAACGGCAACACAAATTCGATATTTAGATTATTTCTTTGATGAGGGGTTAACGGTGTATTCTTTGGGCGTATCACAACTTTCTAACGTGTGGAGGACATTTGGATTACAGGTAGCACTTGAATCACGACCAGTACTTAATTCGCTTATTGCTTATAGCGGGCTTTTAATGCAATTGCGGGGAAAAGATATCTCATTCACTGACTATGGCGTAGTAAGATATTCTGCGCAAGAATATTTCTATTCAGCAGTAGGAAATCTAAGACAATCACTTAGCAATTTGCCTAAGCACTCACCCCTGGAAATGATCCTGTCGTCTACAATGATTAGTGCATGCTCCTTTTTGGTCGATGATGGAGAAATACCGGTGGTTTCCTTTAATGGCGAGACTGATCTCCTCGGTCTTGCGTATGGTGGGAAGGTCATCATGGAGACATACCTACCTATTTCACCAAAGTCATTCGCTAAACAGTACATATCAATCGGAGTGGACTATCGTAAGGCCGCGTGTGTCGCATCTGAATCCTCTCTTCTTTCACAAGATCTGAGTATCGCATTTTTAGATTATTTAGACGACTCATTACAAAACAATCTAGTGGCGCACAATTTGATTCATCCGATTGAAGCAGAGCTCTACCGTTTATGCTTAGATGGTATACGGAAGGCAACTTATACGGCTCAATTGATGTCTAGCTTTTTGCCAATAATGTCAGTCTTGAGTGAATCTCCGCCAGAATTTACCCACGCATGTCGGGCTCAGCGGCCGTTTGCATTGGTGATCTTGTTATTCATGTGTGTATTACTACGCAAAACTATTTTTAAATTCCGTAAACAGCATTGCGTTTGGGATAAGTGTATACAAGAGTCGTACAGCAGGTTACCAAAAGAGATGAAGTACATCGGGGACACAGCACTTGAAATGTTTGACCATAAATTCAACAAGGACATTCAGAAGCTCGGGAGACTTTTGCTAATGGTTTACGCCAAACAATGAGTACTGGCGGAAATTTATCCAATGGTTTTAATGGAGATAAGGTTTGAGCTACATAATAATTATGCATCCGTCATAATCAGTCAGTTGATATAAATTACGAAGACAAGATTCGTGTAGTGTCCACTCGATTAGCCAGGTTGAAAATGAATTCACAAAAAGATGAATTTGTGGCTCaaaaaagcagaagaagGTCGAGAAACGCCATAGACAATGCAAAGGCTACAGGATCGAGCCACAAGAGCGTTGCAAAGACAAGCGCGGGCGCTAGTATAGGCAATGATAAGAACAATAGATTTTCGATTCTTGCTGTTCAAAATCAGAGATCTCCTATTACCAGAGATATCTACAGCCCACCTAGCAGAGTCAATGATATTAGGAGCCAACAGTCAGAGGGGGCATTGACTAAAGACACACTGCAGTCAATAAACAGTGTTAAGGACAGAAATTCCACCAATCCAACTAGAGGCATACCTAAAAAAGTTAAGATGAACAGGGGCAATGCCAAGTCTCGTAGCATCAATCCAGGGCTCCGACGAGTAGATAAAATCCAACCAACTATGGAAAAACTAGCGGATCAACCTAGGGCTAGCCGAGTCCTTGGTACGGTCAATGCCAGATATTTGCTTGCAACGATTGCAATTCtatgtttgtttgttccACTGAAGCTCTCTATTTTCGTACTCGCTGTTCTATCATTAGGCGAAATAAGTCTGTACTTCACATGTGGATAGTATTTAATTATGCCTTGGAGTTTTCGTCTATGTCCATCGACGGACAAGATAGtcaatttatatatttataatagaTAGCTGGCTTCTTATATTCTTGTACTGGTAATATTTTGGTTACAAAAGCACTTTTTCAGAGTGGTAGCACTAGAATTCTCTGACATAACTATAAATCTGTATGGTAACATTAGAATTCTCTGTCTCAACTATAAATCTGTAACAGCTAGTAGCTTGCGACTGAGTCTTGAGAAACTGTTCAAATAACTATTAGATGGAATAGGTTTGATATCCCCTGCTCCCACAATACCATGCTATTAATACCATG
This window harbors:
- the RPP0 gene encoding ribosomal protein P0 (Conserved ribosomal protein P0 of the ribosomal stalk; involved in interaction between translational elongation factors and the ribosome; phosphorylated on serine 302; homologous to mammalian ribosomal protein LP0 and bacterial L10; GO_component: GO:0030686 - 90S preribosome [Evidence IDA] [PMID 12150911]; GO_component: GO:0005737 - cytoplasm [Evidence IEA,IEA]; GO_component: GO:0005737 - cytoplasm [Evidence IDA] [PMID 19797078]; GO_component: GO:0022625 - cytosolic large ribosomal subunit [Evidence IDA] [PMID 22096102]; GO_component: GO:0005622 - intracellular [Evidence IEA]; GO_component: GO:0030687 - preribosome, large subunit precursor [Evidence IDA] [PMID 19797079]; GO_component: GO:0030529 - ribonucleoprotein complex [Evidence IEA]; GO_component: GO:0005840 - ribosome [Evidence IEA,IEA]; GO_function: GO:0070180 - large ribosomal subunit rRNA binding [Evidence IDA] [PMID 16164560]; GO_function: GO:0003735 - structural constituent of ribosome [Evidence IEA]; GO_function: GO:0003735 - structural constituent of ribosome [Evidence IDA] [PMID 22096102]; GO_process: GO:0002181 - cytoplasmic translation [Evidence IMP] [PMID 8195220]; GO_process: GO:0000027 - ribosomal large subunit assembly [Evidence IMP] [PMID 8195220]; GO_process: GO:0042254 - ribosome biogenesis [Evidence IEA]; GO_process: GO:0006414 - translational elongation [Evidence IEA]) — protein: MGGISEKKVEYFNRLRELLTEYKSIFLVGVDNVSSQQMHEVRKDLRGEAVVVMGKNTMVRRAFRQFIAEFPDLEKVLPFVKGNIGFVFTNADLKTIRESIVSNRVAAPARAGAVAPKDVWVPAGNTGMEPGKTSFFQALGVPTKIARGTIEIVSDVLVVEAGTKVGPSEATLLNMLNISPFTYGLTVEQVYDNGQIFAPSILDITDDELTGHFLAAIKTIATISLAASYPTLPAVGHSIVNHYKNILALSIATDYTFEGSEAIKDRIANPEAYAAAAPAAAASGSASAAAEEAAAEEEPEESDEDMGMGLFD
- the GFD2 gene encoding Gfd2p (hypothetical protein; identified as a high-copy suppressor of a dbp5 mutation; GFD2 has a paralog, YDR514C, that arose from the whole genome duplication; GO_component: GO:0005575 - cellular_component [Evidence ND]; GO_function: GO:0003674 - molecular_function [Evidence ND]; GO_function: GO:0003676 - nucleic acid binding [Evidence IEA]; GO_process: GO:0008150 - biological_process [Evidence ND]) encodes the protein MYSNDRVRSSTKAAGDISANTDTASGKRQQAGSHQNSPILAPKSTALSRSFEIKSRKSSYDSLSSRTHQSENVGPHCKTGKQNSIQRSNPGTSSKQGGAHFHYGWQERQKNKQKNQHFDGSKLVQSENMLSHKRRLSSTSANKSGRLFKVSSSDQIADLSMELSQKHIESDSEGTFSGPSKLGTNAVIPNTPSDKPSRQKTAKELSAEKKALIREEKLRARIAKSQLMLSKGMNSISAGDILISVDMECWERNNTKMTEVGVSVYDGTKASSSLVGRMRNEHYIIKEFLRMRNGRFVEDNKFNYLLGKSKIQTLPECQKSFKNLVMECEQRASQFGSRVLFVGHGVKADFTMLRRYEFYLGQDLGDKDPDYFDTYDIWQLSDHEFGALGKVLKYLKINHGALHNAGNDAYFTMLLGLCLCNNAFRETHNLNNPELRKLLEALVDRSSTVPTEELNRLLYLSKYRDLK